In Halorussus limi, a genomic segment contains:
- a CDS encoding HEAT repeat domain-containing protein gives MTSLFELEKTGDVDQLTSLLAKSNSEPVRRRAADILGEVEAEDHEVLDPLVTAVQNDDSEAVRAAAIDALDQRHAVERLVAALTGEEVPTEGAEWARAEALVETLSADQPELRMASANALGRIGNKAGTKALAKRLGDPDPRVRARAARALGRIEDPRAVTALRKRLGDESVDVRREAADSLGRIGGDEALSALLGLLDDDSETVRRIAANSLGNFGSAKPLDALVSLLSDENEAVRRAAVFSLIELLSNAPGQQSHDLRERMVEKLSATDHRSVVDSLVDILDQGTQPHQRRNAAWLLGRVAGDDNREAAIRALASVLDDKDGMTAQFAATSIAEVGGEAAEDALLDVLDDPEASTDARAKAAFTLGKVGGERARRRLNEIIDDTDDEEVRKRAFSALSKLGGRG, from the coding sequence GTGACTTCGCTGTTCGAACTGGAGAAGACGGGCGACGTGGACCAACTCACCTCGCTGTTGGCGAAGAGCAACAGCGAGCCAGTCCGTCGGCGCGCGGCCGACATCCTCGGCGAGGTGGAGGCCGAGGACCACGAGGTGCTGGACCCGCTGGTGACGGCCGTCCAGAACGACGACAGCGAGGCAGTTCGTGCGGCGGCCATCGACGCGCTCGACCAGCGCCACGCCGTCGAGCGCCTCGTCGCCGCGCTGACCGGCGAGGAGGTTCCGACCGAGGGGGCCGAGTGGGCGCGGGCCGAGGCGCTGGTCGAGACGCTCTCGGCCGACCAACCCGAACTCCGCATGGCGTCGGCCAACGCCCTCGGGCGCATCGGCAACAAGGCCGGGACGAAGGCGCTGGCCAAGCGTCTCGGCGACCCCGACCCGCGAGTTCGGGCGCGGGCCGCGCGTGCGCTCGGCCGCATCGAAGACCCGCGGGCGGTCACCGCGCTCCGGAAGCGACTGGGGGACGAGAGCGTCGACGTCCGCCGCGAGGCCGCCGACTCGCTCGGTCGCATCGGCGGCGACGAGGCGCTGTCGGCTCTGCTGGGCCTGCTCGACGACGACAGCGAGACGGTTCGGCGAATCGCGGCCAACTCGCTCGGGAACTTCGGGAGCGCGAAACCGCTGGACGCGTTGGTGTCGCTTCTCTCGGACGAGAACGAGGCGGTCCGGCGGGCCGCGGTGTTCTCGCTCATCGAACTCCTGTCGAACGCGCCGGGCCAGCAGAGCCACGACCTCCGCGAGCGCATGGTCGAGAAACTGAGCGCCACGGACCACCGGAGCGTCGTGGACTCGCTCGTCGACATCCTCGACCAAGGCACCCAGCCACACCAGCGCCGGAACGCGGCGTGGTTGCTCGGTCGGGTCGCGGGCGACGACAACCGCGAGGCCGCAATCAGGGCGCTGGCGTCGGTGCTGGACGACAAGGACGGGATGACCGCACAGTTCGCCGCGACGAGCATCGCCGAAGTCGGCGGGGAAGCGGCCGAAGACGCACTGCTCGACGTGCTCGACGACCCCGAGGCGAGCACCGACGCGCGGGCCAAAGCCGCGTTCACCCTCGGCAAGGTCGGCGGCGAGCGTGCGCGCAGACGCCTCAACGAGATCATCGACGACACCGACGACGAGGAAGTTCGGAAACGGGCGTTTTCGGCGCTGTCGAAGCTCGGAGGCCGCGGATAG
- a CDS encoding archaellin/type IV pilin N-terminal domain-containing protein: MKEKLKERLTDRGQVGIGTLIVFIAMVLVAAIAAGVLINTAGFLQTKSEQTGQESSAQVSNRVQVVSAFGDVANEEVEQINLTVMRGSGSDDINLSSATIEWIGPEEARTLVHNTAKPKDLNGTEFNVSAIKDPDGSEPVLNTQDDRFKITMNATEISSPLGEGEEVKLKLTTQYGAVTQYRANVPQSLSQESAVTV, translated from the coding sequence ATGAAAGAGAAACTCAAAGAACGGCTAACTGATAGAGGTCAAGTCGGTATCGGTACGCTCATCGTGTTCATCGCGATGGTGCTCGTCGCAGCGATCGCAGCGGGCGTGCTCATCAACACCGCCGGATTCCTCCAGACCAAGTCCGAACAGACCGGTCAGGAGTCCAGCGCACAGGTCTCGAACCGCGTGCAGGTCGTCAGCGCGTTCGGTGACGTCGCCAACGAGGAAGTCGAACAGATCAACCTGACGGTGATGCGCGGGTCGGGGTCGGACGACATCAACCTCTCTTCGGCCACGATCGAGTGGATCGGGCCGGAGGAAGCAAGGACGCTCGTCCACAACACCGCCAAACCGAAGGACCTCAACGGCACTGAGTTCAACGTCAGTGCCATCAAGGATCCCGACGGATCTGAACCCGTCCTCAACACGCAGGACGACCGGTTCAAGATCACGATGAATGCAACTGAGATTTCGAGTCCGCTCGGTGAAGGCGAAGAGGTCAAACTCAAGCTCACCACCCAGTACGGCGCAGTGACTCAGTACCGCGCCAACGTGCCACAGTCGCTCTCCCAGGAGAGCGCTGTCACGGTCTAA
- a CDS encoding DUF7521 family protein, whose protein sequence is MQTIELLYVVFSATLATAGLSMVGLAVRAYHRTSRQAMFHLSVGFTLIVAAAIATTVSAFVTHFGQTRMLLTVNYLITTIGYLFVIYSITANE, encoded by the coding sequence ATGCAAACGATAGAACTGCTGTACGTCGTGTTCAGCGCCACCTTAGCAACTGCTGGTCTCTCGATGGTCGGACTCGCGGTCCGGGCCTACCACCGGACGTCCCGACAGGCGATGTTCCACCTCTCAGTGGGGTTCACGCTCATCGTCGCTGCCGCGATAGCCACGACCGTGAGCGCCTTCGTGACCCATTTCGGACAGACCCGCATGCTGTTGACTGTCAACTACCTCATCACGACGATCGGATACCTGTTCGTCATCTATAGTATAACTGCAAACGAATAG
- a CDS encoding ArsR/SmtB family transcription factor produces the protein MEAVELLRVLGNKYNAEILRATNEPMSAQELSDELEIPIATSYRRIEELTEADLLELSGREFSDEGRRTKVYRRNVDALEFSFEDENVDVSVDDRPDVDNSLADVWRDLKAE, from the coding sequence ATGGAGGCCGTGGAACTGCTCCGGGTACTCGGCAACAAGTACAACGCCGAGATACTCCGCGCCACGAACGAGCCGATGTCGGCTCAGGAACTGAGTGACGAACTCGAAATTCCGATAGCGACCAGTTATCGCCGAATCGAGGAACTCACCGAGGCCGACCTGCTCGAACTATCGGGCAGAGAGTTTTCCGACGAAGGGCGTCGCACGAAGGTCTACCGACGTAACGTGGACGCGCTCGAATTCTCGTTCGAGGACGAGAACGTCGACGTGTCCGTCGACGACCGCCCGGACGTGGACAACTCGCTGGCCGACGTGTGGCGCGACCTGAAAGCAGAATGA
- a CDS encoding chemotaxis protein CheW, translated as MPETVGDVQVLEFRLEDRKYCIDIAHVDEIVDKDELTPLPNSEPRVEGVMDLRGITTTIINPKQVLDLDETETGERVVVLETEDDEERSVGWLIDAVNQVVGIDTDEVDESVESESVRGIVRQDDGFVVWVKPEEINN; from the coding sequence ATGCCAGAGACAGTCGGCGACGTTCAGGTCCTCGAATTTCGGCTCGAGGACCGGAAGTACTGCATCGACATCGCTCACGTGGACGAAATCGTGGACAAGGACGAACTGACACCGCTCCCGAACTCCGAGCCTCGTGTCGAGGGAGTGATGGACCTCCGGGGCATCACGACCACGATAATCAACCCCAAGCAGGTGCTAGACCTCGACGAGACCGAGACCGGCGAGCGCGTGGTCGTCCTCGAAACCGAGGACGACGAGGAGCGCAGCGTCGGATGGCTCATCGACGCCGTGAATCAGGTCGTCGGCATCGACACCGACGAGGTAGACGAGAGTGTCGAGAGCGAATCGGTCCGTGGTATCGTCCGGCAGGACGACGGCTTCGTGGTCTGGGTCAAGCCCGAAGAGATCAACAACTGA
- the glmU gene encoding bifunctional sugar-1-phosphate nucleotidylyltransferase/acetyltransferase — translation MQAVVLAAGEGTRIRPLSASLPKPMLPVADRPLAAHAADAAVRAGADELLFVVGYEADAVRDYFGEEYAGIPVKYAVQREQAGTADAVRAAREHLDGAFAVLNGDNLYDPDGIEALFESGPSVGAHRVDDPSNYGVLSTAGDAVTDIVEKPADPPTDLANAGAYVFPAEAREWLDVPASERGEREITDVLARTIDECEVTAVEIDRWLDVGRPWELLEANEWKLAELERDVRGEVHDDADLRGPVVVEEGATIDAGVVIEGPALVRAGASVGPNAYVRGATLLGEDAHVGHAVEIKNSVLMSGATVGHLSYVGDSVLGRNVNFGAGTNVANLRHDDEAVKLTVKGERVSTGRRKFGVVVGDDVKTGIDVALNAGTKLSTGAGVPPGETVTRDQ, via the coding sequence ATTCAGGCAGTCGTCCTCGCCGCCGGCGAGGGCACCCGAATTCGGCCGCTGTCGGCGTCGCTCCCGAAACCGATGCTCCCGGTCGCCGACCGACCGCTCGCCGCCCACGCCGCGGACGCCGCGGTCCGCGCGGGCGCGGACGAACTGCTCTTCGTCGTCGGCTACGAAGCCGACGCGGTCCGAGACTACTTCGGCGAGGAGTACGCCGGCATCCCGGTGAAGTACGCGGTCCAGCGCGAGCAGGCAGGGACCGCCGACGCGGTGCGGGCGGCCCGCGAGCATCTCGACGGCGCGTTCGCGGTGCTGAACGGCGACAATCTCTACGACCCCGACGGTATCGAGGCGCTGTTCGAGTCGGGACCGAGCGTCGGCGCGCACCGCGTCGACGACCCCTCGAACTACGGGGTGCTCTCGACGGCGGGCGACGCGGTCACCGACATCGTGGAGAAGCCGGCCGACCCGCCGACCGACCTCGCCAACGCCGGTGCGTACGTCTTCCCCGCCGAGGCCCGCGAGTGGCTGGACGTGCCAGCAAGCGAACGCGGCGAGCGAGAGATTACCGACGTGCTGGCGCGGACCATCGACGAGTGCGAGGTCACGGCGGTCGAAATCGACCGGTGGCTGGACGTGGGTCGACCGTGGGAACTGCTGGAAGCCAACGAGTGGAAGCTCGCCGAACTCGAACGCGACGTTCGGGGCGAGGTCCACGACGACGCCGACCTCCGCGGCCCCGTCGTGGTCGAAGAAGGCGCGACCATCGACGCGGGCGTCGTGATAGAAGGTCCCGCACTCGTCCGGGCGGGTGCGAGCGTCGGTCCCAACGCCTACGTTCGCGGCGCGACTCTCCTCGGTGAGGACGCCCACGTCGGCCACGCCGTCGAAATCAAAAACAGCGTTCTCATGTCGGGCGCGACCGTCGGCCACCTGAGCTACGTCGGTGACAGCGTCCTCGGCCGGAACGTCAACTTCGGCGCGGGGACGAACGTCGCCAATCTCCGCCACGACGACGAGGCGGTGAAGCTCACTGTCAAGGGCGAGCGCGTCTCCACCGGCCGCCGGAAGTTCGGCGTCGTCGTCGGCGACGACGTGAAGACCGGTATCGACGTCGCGCTCAATGCGGGTACCAAACTCTCGACGGGCGCCGGGGTCCCGCCGGGCGAGACCGTCACGCGCGACCAGTAG
- the glmS gene encoding glutamine--fructose-6-phosphate transaminase (isomerizing): MCGIIARIGGDDDRAVDELLTGLENLEYRGYDSAGLAIKNGGGPEVFKRQGEISHLKDALADEVPDGGLGIGHTRWSTHGPPSDANAHPHTDCTGEVAVVHNGIIENYDELKADLQSRGHDFESDTDTEVIPHLVEEQLAEGVDPETAFRETIEKLSGSYAVAMITKHDHAVYATRRGSPLVLGVDDGEYFLASDVPAFLDFTDDVIYLDDGDVVVAKPDGHRISTTAGETVERSVQTVEWDPEDAGKGGYDHYMLKEIHEQPAALRQTLRGRADPATGDIHLEDFPAGAFEDVDRVQFVACGTSYHAGLVGAQFLSDGGVPAQAFLASEYATAQPPVDEETLVIGVTQSGETADTLSALRRANASGARTLAVTNVVGSTAARECDDALFIRAGPEIGVAATKTFSSQVVSLALLGERIVRDVTGGRTDDARERLQALSDLPGHVQQILDYTSARRVAENYRDSEAYFFIGRGAVRPVALEGALKFKEISYEHAEGFAAGELKHGPLALVTPETPVFAVFTGRNDEKTLGNVKEAEARGAPVVAVASDGQESVHQYADEVLTIPDTHPDVAGVLANVQLQLLSYHAADLLDRAIDKPRNLAKSVTVE; the protein is encoded by the coding sequence ATGTGCGGAATCATCGCACGAATCGGCGGTGACGACGACAGGGCGGTCGACGAACTACTCACTGGGCTCGAAAACTTAGAGTACCGCGGGTACGACTCGGCCGGACTCGCGATCAAGAACGGCGGTGGGCCCGAAGTGTTCAAGCGGCAGGGCGAGATTTCGCACCTGAAAGACGCGCTCGCCGACGAGGTGCCCGACGGCGGCCTCGGCATCGGCCACACGCGCTGGAGCACCCACGGCCCGCCGAGCGACGCCAACGCTCACCCCCACACCGACTGCACCGGCGAGGTTGCCGTGGTCCACAACGGCATCATCGAGAACTACGACGAACTCAAAGCCGACCTACAGTCTCGGGGCCACGACTTCGAGAGCGACACCGACACCGAGGTCATTCCCCACCTCGTGGAGGAGCAGTTGGCCGAGGGTGTCGACCCCGAGACCGCGTTCCGCGAGACCATCGAGAAGCTCTCGGGAAGCTACGCGGTGGCGATGATAACCAAGCACGACCACGCGGTGTACGCCACCCGGCGGGGGTCGCCGCTGGTGCTGGGCGTGGACGACGGCGAGTACTTCCTCGCCAGCGACGTGCCCGCGTTCCTCGATTTCACCGACGACGTCATCTACCTGGACGACGGCGACGTGGTCGTGGCGAAACCCGACGGCCACCGCATCTCGACCACCGCGGGCGAGACGGTCGAGCGGTCGGTCCAGACGGTCGAGTGGGACCCCGAAGACGCGGGCAAGGGCGGCTACGACCACTACATGCTCAAGGAGATTCACGAGCAACCCGCCGCGCTCCGCCAGACGCTCCGCGGCCGGGCCGACCCCGCGACGGGCGACATCCACCTCGAAGACTTCCCGGCGGGGGCCTTCGAGGACGTGGACCGGGTCCAGTTCGTGGCCTGCGGGACTTCCTATCACGCCGGACTCGTTGGGGCACAGTTCCTCTCCGACGGCGGCGTGCCGGCCCAAGCGTTCCTCGCCAGCGAGTACGCCACCGCCCAACCGCCGGTGGACGAGGAGACGCTAGTCATCGGCGTGACCCAGAGCGGCGAGACCGCAGACACCCTCTCGGCGCTCCGGCGGGCCAACGCCTCGGGCGCGAGGACGCTCGCAGTGACGAACGTCGTGGGTTCGACCGCGGCCCGCGAGTGCGACGACGCGCTGTTCATCCGGGCCGGCCCCGAAATCGGGGTCGCGGCGACCAAGACGTTCTCCTCGCAGGTCGTCTCGCTGGCTCTGCTCGGCGAACGCATCGTCCGGGACGTGACCGGCGGCCGGACCGACGACGCCCGCGAGCGCCTTCAAGCCCTCTCGGACCTACCGGGCCACGTCCAGCAGATTCTCGACTACACGAGCGCCCGCCGGGTCGCCGAGAACTATCGGGACAGCGAGGCGTACTTCTTCATCGGCCGCGGCGCGGTCCGACCGGTCGCGCTGGAAGGGGCGCTCAAGTTCAAGGAGATATCCTACGAGCACGCCGAGGGGTTCGCCGCGGGCGAACTCAAGCATGGCCCGCTCGCGCTCGTCACGCCCGAGACACCGGTGTTCGCGGTGTTCACCGGACGCAACGACGAGAAGACCCTCGGCAACGTCAAGGAGGCGGAGGCGCGGGGCGCGCCCGTGGTCGCGGTGGCGAGCGACGGGCAGGAGTCAGTCCACCAGTACGCCGACGAGGTGCTGACGATTCCCGACACCCACCCCGACGTTGCGGGCGTGCTGGCCAACGTCCAGTTACAACTGCTCTCGTACCACGCGGCCGACCTGCTCGACCGGGCCATCGACAAGCCCAGAAACCTCGCGAAGAGCGTGACCGTCGAGTAG
- a CDS encoding polysaccharide deacetylase family protein, translated as MGSVVLSLDAELAWGFHDRETMPEDRVATARESWLRLLETFDDNEIPATWAVVGHLFLDSCDGEHEAHPTSAEWFDRDPGTWEGRDQQWYGSKLIDAIENADVDHEIGSHTYSHVEMGHTTREIASAEMRECVELAEDRGLSVDSVVFPRNYVGHRDVLAAYGVKSYRGTQPRQWYDRGPLGSLTKFLGWPTGTVSPTLVTPEEDEYGLVNIPASLYLFCFEGRSRSAVERVADDPIVSMAKRGIDRASAENGVFHMWLHPNNLTEERDFERLEAILSYLAQVRDTTPLSVETMGSIAADIKDDEPLPREPIGPR; from the coding sequence ATGGGTTCTGTCGTACTCTCCCTCGACGCCGAACTCGCGTGGGGGTTCCACGACCGCGAGACGATGCCAGAAGACCGGGTCGCCACGGCGCGCGAGTCGTGGCTCCGCCTGCTCGAGACGTTCGACGACAACGAAATTCCGGCGACGTGGGCGGTCGTGGGCCACCTGTTCCTCGACTCCTGCGACGGCGAACACGAAGCGCACCCGACGTCGGCGGAGTGGTTCGACCGCGACCCCGGCACGTGGGAGGGTCGCGACCAACAGTGGTACGGGTCGAAGCTAATCGACGCCATCGAGAACGCCGACGTCGACCACGAAATCGGCTCCCACACTTACTCGCACGTCGAGATGGGCCACACCACCCGGGAGATTGCCTCGGCCGAGATGCGCGAGTGCGTCGAACTCGCCGAGGACCGTGGTCTGTCGGTCGATTCGGTGGTCTTTCCGCGCAACTACGTCGGCCACCGCGACGTGCTGGCGGCCTACGGCGTCAAGAGCTACCGCGGCACCCAACCCCGTCAGTGGTACGACCGCGGCCCGCTCGGGTCGCTTACCAAGTTCCTCGGGTGGCCCACGGGCACCGTCTCGCCGACGCTGGTCACGCCCGAGGAAGACGAGTACGGACTGGTCAACATCCCGGCCTCGCTGTATCTGTTCTGCTTCGAGGGGCGCAGTCGGTCGGCCGTCGAGCGCGTGGCCGACGACCCCATCGTCAGCATGGCGAAGCGCGGCATCGACCGAGCGAGCGCCGAGAACGGCGTGTTTCACATGTGGCTCCACCCGAACAACCTGACCGAGGAGCGGGACTTCGAGCGACTCGAAGCCATCCTCTCGTACCTCGCGCAGGTCAGGGACACGACCCCGCTGTCGGTCGAGACGATGGGGTCCATCGCGGCAGACATCAAGGACGACGAACCGCTCCCGCGCGAACCCATCGGCCCGCGCTAA
- a CDS encoding PAS domain S-box protein yields the protein MGHAIRVLLVDDDSAIADLTATYLERASDRIETVVETRSDAALDHVTDGSVDCVVSDYEMPEMDGLEFLDAVRETAPSLPFVLFTGRGSEEIASEAISAGVTDYLQKGTGSDQYAVLANRVENAVAQYRAEREAEEADEQIRRIFDRITDAFFALDDEWRFTHVNERAADFFDRDADDLLGEDIREAFSQDLGEQFRAAYRKAFDVQEPVTLEAESTLRPGNWLEVRVYPAEDGLSVYFRNVTERRRAQLELRETKQKIEALHDVAARAVACTTEQDIYDLAIEAAEEILAFDLCTVDALEGDELVTRAVSKVVSTDGYYERTPVDTENNLAARVYREGETSLVRDLHATNVVPAESEYRSALTVPLDEFAVFQAVSKDAGGFDHGDRELAELLAAHISEALARVRTETELRTERDRFAALFENVPNPVVRYEIDGTDAICKSVNPAFEDVFGWNEADIVGDPVEDYILSDDRREEAEALNERVSHGQRIEGAEVHRETRDGDHDFLLHTAPAGNGDESEAFAIYVDISEQKERERQLARQNERLEEFASVVSHDLRNPLNVALGRFDLLADEVESDHLAPIDRSLDRMDGLVEDLLTLARQGQVVDDPEPVDLAAAAEAAWETVDTEEASLLLDGDAVVEADEARFRELLENLFRNAVEHGSTSPRSQAHEDAVEHGDSGPVVEVGVLDDRSGFYVADDGPGIPESERERIFDHGFTTDEEGTGFGLAIVSSIANAHGWNVEVVNCGSGEGTGGETGARFEFSRVSVCDESPSER from the coding sequence ATGGGCCACGCCATCCGCGTCCTGCTGGTGGACGACGATTCGGCCATCGCGGACCTGACCGCCACCTATCTGGAGCGGGCGAGCGACCGCATCGAGACGGTCGTCGAGACCCGTTCGGACGCGGCCCTGGACCACGTAACCGACGGCAGCGTCGACTGTGTGGTCAGCGACTACGAGATGCCCGAGATGGATGGCCTCGAATTTCTGGACGCGGTCCGCGAGACCGCTCCGTCGCTCCCGTTCGTCCTGTTCACGGGACGGGGCAGCGAGGAAATCGCGTCCGAGGCCATCTCGGCGGGCGTCACCGACTACCTCCAGAAGGGGACGGGGTCCGACCAGTACGCCGTGCTCGCCAACCGCGTCGAGAACGCCGTCGCCCAGTATCGCGCCGAGCGAGAGGCCGAGGAGGCCGACGAGCAGATTCGACGCATCTTCGACCGCATCACGGACGCCTTCTTCGCGCTTGACGACGAGTGGCGGTTCACGCACGTCAACGAGCGCGCGGCCGACTTCTTCGACCGGGACGCCGACGACCTGCTCGGCGAGGACATCCGCGAGGCGTTCTCGCAGGACCTCGGCGAGCAGTTCCGGGCGGCCTACCGGAAGGCGTTCGACGTTCAGGAACCCGTCACCCTCGAAGCCGAATCGACGCTCCGGCCCGGAAACTGGCTGGAGGTCCGGGTCTACCCCGCCGAGGACGGCCTGTCTGTGTACTTCCGGAACGTCACCGAACGGCGCCGCGCCCAGTTGGAACTCCGCGAGACCAAACAGAAGATAGAGGCGCTCCACGACGTGGCCGCTCGGGCGGTCGCGTGTACGACCGAACAGGACATCTACGACCTCGCCATCGAGGCCGCCGAGGAGATTCTGGCGTTCGACCTCTGCACGGTGGACGCGTTAGAGGGCGACGAACTGGTCACGAGGGCCGTCTCGAAGGTCGTCTCGACCGACGGCTACTACGAGCGCACCCCGGTGGACACCGAGAACAACCTCGCGGCCCGGGTCTACCGCGAGGGCGAGACCTCGCTGGTCCGGGACCTCCACGCGACGAACGTAGTGCCCGCCGAGAGCGAGTACCGGTCGGCGCTGACGGTTCCGCTAGACGAGTTCGCGGTGTTTCAAGCGGTCTCGAAGGACGCCGGCGGCTTCGACCACGGCGACCGCGAACTCGCGGAACTCCTCGCGGCCCACATCTCCGAGGCGCTGGCCCGCGTCCGGACCGAGACCGAACTCCGAACCGAGCGCGACCGGTTCGCCGCGCTCTTCGAAAACGTTCCCAACCCGGTCGTGCGCTACGAAATCGACGGCACCGACGCCATCTGCAAGTCGGTGAACCCGGCGTTCGAGGACGTGTTCGGCTGGAACGAGGCCGACATCGTCGGCGACCCCGTGGAGGACTACATCCTGTCCGACGACCGGCGCGAGGAGGCCGAGGCGCTCAACGAGCGAGTGAGCCACGGCCAGCGAATCGAGGGCGCCGAGGTCCACCGTGAGACCCGCGACGGCGACCACGACTTCCTGCTCCACACCGCACCGGCGGGCAACGGCGACGAGAGCGAGGCGTTCGCCATCTACGTGGACATCAGCGAGCAGAAGGAGCGCGAGCGCCAGCTCGCCCGCCAGAACGAGCGACTGGAGGAGTTCGCCAGCGTCGTGAGCCACGACCTCCGCAACCCGCTCAACGTCGCGCTCGGCCGGTTCGACCTGTTGGCCGACGAAGTCGAGAGCGACCACCTCGCGCCCATCGACCGGTCGCTCGACCGCATGGACGGACTGGTCGAGGACCTGCTCACGCTCGCCCGGCAGGGACAGGTCGTCGACGACCCCGAACCGGTCGACCTCGCCGCGGCCGCCGAGGCGGCGTGGGAAACCGTCGACACCGAGGAGGCGTCGCTGCTGCTCGACGGCGATGCGGTGGTCGAGGCCGACGAGGCCCGGTTCCGGGAACTGCTCGAGAACCTGTTCCGCAACGCCGTCGAACACGGTTCGACCAGCCCTCGTTCGCAAGCTCACGAGGACGCCGTCGAACACGGCGACTCCGGGCCGGTCGTGGAGGTGGGCGTACTGGACGACCGCAGCGGCTTCTACGTCGCCGACGACGGGCCGGGCATCCCGGAGAGCGAGCGCGAGCGAATCTTCGACCACGGGTTCACGACCGACGAGGAGGGAACTGGTTTCGGTCTCGCCATCGTCTCGTCCATCGCCAACGCCCACGGCTGGAACGTCGAAGTCGTGAACTGCGGTTCCGGCGAGGGAACCGGCGGCGAGACGGGCGCGCGCTTCGAGTTCTCCCGCGTCTCGGTCTGCGACGAGTCGCCGTCGGAACGTTGA